From one Anaerotruncus rubiinfantis genomic stretch:
- the dctP gene encoding TRAP transporter substrate-binding protein DctP, with amino-acid sequence MKKKLLALILATATILACFAGCGSNEAASSSAPATPAASAAPASQADSAPNAAAPAETKVLKVNLTVGTTDPQYAWWESFVSRVEEASEGTLKLELYTDQSLGTNDEITQAVANGAEFINVPDYAGLVDYCADASIYHVPYLIQKPSQIYDLWKSDIGTEIDSKLEENGVHVISAMYFGTRNVISKKPVAQAEDFKSIKLRVGTSKMWNFTAQCLGANATNTPWSEVYQALTQGVADACESPSTLLYSAKIYEVCKNLIKTEHLVCNSAVIMSADVYNSLPDVAKKALDTVGDDFAKETVELTSAVADEYDQKLIDAGVTITEIDKTPFIEYSKANVEAAFPEWTEGLYQRAYDLLYGNP; translated from the coding sequence ATGAAAAAGAAACTGCTCGCATTGATCCTCGCAACAGCTACCATCCTTGCCTGCTTCGCAGGCTGCGGCTCCAATGAGGCCGCCTCATCCAGCGCGCCCGCCACCCCTGCAGCCTCCGCCGCCCCAGCATCCCAGGCGGATAGCGCTCCGAATGCCGCGGCTCCGGCAGAGACAAAAGTTTTGAAGGTCAACCTGACCGTTGGAACCACCGATCCACAATATGCCTGGTGGGAGAGTTTTGTCAGCCGTGTGGAGGAGGCCAGTGAGGGCACCCTCAAGTTGGAGCTCTACACTGACCAGTCTTTGGGCACTAATGATGAAATCACACAGGCGGTTGCCAATGGCGCGGAATTCATCAACGTCCCAGATTATGCGGGCTTGGTCGACTACTGCGCGGATGCCTCCATCTATCATGTCCCATATCTGATTCAGAAGCCCTCTCAAATTTATGACCTGTGGAAATCCGATATCGGTACCGAAATCGACTCCAAGCTGGAGGAAAACGGCGTGCATGTCATCTCCGCCATGTACTTCGGAACCCGCAACGTTATCTCCAAAAAACCCGTCGCACAGGCAGAAGATTTCAAATCCATTAAGCTGCGCGTCGGCACCTCGAAGATGTGGAACTTCACCGCGCAGTGCTTGGGCGCAAACGCCACCAACACCCCGTGGAGCGAGGTTTACCAGGCTCTGACCCAGGGCGTTGCGGACGCGTGTGAAAGTCCGTCTACACTGCTCTATTCCGCAAAAATCTATGAAGTCTGCAAAAACCTGATCAAAACCGAACACCTCGTCTGCAACAGCGCGGTCATCATGTCCGCCGATGTTTATAACAGTCTTCCAGATGTTGCTAAAAAAGCGCTTGATACGGTTGGAGATGATTTCGCTAAGGAAACTGTAGAGCTCACCTCAGCCGTCGCGGACGAATATGATCAGAAATTGATCGACGCCGGTGTGACCATCACCGAAATTGATAAAACCCCCTTCATTGAGTATAGCAAAGCCAATGTTGAAGCTGCGTTCCCTGAGTGGACCGAAGGCCTGTACCAGAGAGCCTATGATCTTCTGTACGGCAACCCGTAA
- a CDS encoding 5-deoxy-glucuronate isomerase, with translation MDLRKKSFGYTAFDSSGEKLIFDRQGIYRDMLMEMRSWVLAAGQEKTIRVPDQDELAVVLLRGDAAFRYNGEQKNVLRKSFFNHGIYCLHVCGGTQVTITAGKPSEIVLIYTENNRRFAPVFYTPENTRENIACDGLWEGTAVRKVRTAFEYADAPYSNLVLGETIMFPGRWSGYVPHCHEQPEVYYFRMENPDGFGASFVGEEVFKIKDGSFCAIAPNLVHPQVAAPGYPIYYLWLIRHLDGNPWIRENCSNEQAHTWLLK, from the coding sequence ATGGATCTTCGAAAAAAAAGCTTCGGTTACACGGCTTTTGATTCAAGCGGTGAAAAGCTAATTTTCGACCGTCAGGGCATCTATCGGGATATGTTGATGGAGATGCGTTCCTGGGTACTGGCTGCGGGGCAGGAAAAAACTATCCGCGTACCGGATCAGGACGAGCTTGCGGTCGTCCTTCTGCGGGGCGACGCAGCCTTTCGCTATAACGGAGAACAAAAAAATGTCCTTCGAAAAAGTTTTTTTAATCATGGCATCTATTGCCTACATGTCTGCGGTGGGACTCAAGTCACCATAACCGCCGGTAAGCCCTCAGAAATTGTGCTCATCTACACTGAAAATAACCGAAGGTTTGCGCCGGTATTCTACACACCAGAAAATACACGCGAAAACATTGCGTGCGACGGGCTCTGGGAAGGGACTGCCGTACGAAAGGTCCGAACTGCGTTTGAATACGCCGACGCGCCTTACTCCAACCTTGTACTCGGAGAAACCATCATGTTTCCGGGACGCTGGTCCGGCTATGTTCCGCACTGTCATGAACAGCCGGAGGTCTACTATTTCCGGATGGAAAATCCGGATGGATTCGGCGCTTCCTTCGTGGGGGAGGAAGTTTTCAAAATTAAGGACGGGAGTTTCTGCGCCATCGCTCCGAATCTTGTACATCCGCAGGTGGCTGCACCGGGTTATCCTATCTACTACCTGTGGCTGATCCGCCATCTGGATGGTAATCCCTGGATTCGCGAAAACTGCAGCAACGAACAAGCGCATACATGGCTTCTGAAATGA
- a CDS encoding NAD(P)-dependent alcohol dehydrogenase, protein MENRVASLVGKAQIRMTTGPVPSPGSGEVLIKVRHCGICGSDVHNFQEARTGKRVISFPFVLGHEFAGEIVETGKNVRNVKVGDRVCVEPGVGCGECEYCKSGRYNLCQNMKFLSAYPNVGSMQDYVVFPAKNCFKLPDNLSTVEGALIEPLAVGLHAANRGNVKCGDTVLVLGTGCIGIMTLLACKAKNATRIIAVDIFDNRLQKAKELGASTVINSKQEDVASRVAGLTDGKFADVVFETAGRPETLVMAADAVKRGGTIVTVGNVSNPTPLRPVEINMKEIDLKCVFRYANVYPLALELISSGKIDLKALKPDIFPFEETAKAFDYAIHNGQSVLKCILEM, encoded by the coding sequence ATGGAAAATAGGGTTGCGAGCCTTGTCGGAAAGGCTCAGATTCGGATGACCACCGGGCCAGTCCCTTCCCCCGGCAGCGGTGAAGTGCTGATTAAAGTACGCCATTGCGGTATCTGTGGTTCAGATGTACATAACTTTCAGGAGGCTCGCACCGGTAAGCGGGTGATCTCCTTCCCCTTCGTGCTCGGGCATGAATTCGCGGGTGAAATTGTGGAAACCGGCAAAAATGTCCGCAACGTCAAGGTCGGAGACAGGGTCTGTGTTGAGCCGGGTGTAGGCTGTGGGGAATGCGAATACTGCAAAAGTGGTCGATATAACCTCTGCCAGAACATGAAATTCTTGTCTGCTTATCCCAATGTGGGCAGTATGCAGGATTATGTGGTTTTTCCCGCCAAAAACTGCTTCAAGCTGCCGGACAATCTTTCCACGGTGGAGGGTGCGCTGATTGAACCACTCGCGGTAGGACTTCATGCAGCTAACCGCGGAAATGTCAAGTGCGGCGATACCGTGCTGGTATTGGGGACGGGCTGCATCGGGATCATGACCCTGCTTGCCTGTAAAGCCAAAAACGCCACCCGGATTATCGCGGTGGACATCTTCGACAACCGCCTGCAAAAAGCTAAAGAACTCGGCGCCTCCACTGTGATCAATTCAAAGCAGGAGGACGTTGCTTCCCGGGTGGCGGGACTCACTGACGGTAAGTTCGCGGATGTCGTCTTTGAAACCGCGGGCAGGCCGGAAACGTTGGTGATGGCGGCCGACGCGGTTAAACGGGGCGGCACTATCGTAACAGTCGGAAACGTGTCCAATCCAACGCCGCTGCGCCCGGTCGAGATCAATATGAAAGAAATCGACCTTAAATGTGTCTTTCGCTATGCCAATGTCTATCCGCTCGCGCTGGAGCTGATCTCCAGCGGAAAAATCGATCTCAAGGCACTCAAGCCTGATATCTTCCCGTTTGAGGAGACCGCCAAAGCTTTTGACTATGCGATTCACAATGGGCAGTCGGTGCTTAAATGCATTCTGGAGATGTGA
- a CDS encoding IclR family transcriptional regulator codes for MKKSEQSAAANLVGSVVKATRILDCFTPAQPRLSLAQISQQLGQPKSTTLNLLRTLERGGLLLRAQGEQTYQLGYKLMELSYCLRASLPIIQYAMPFLEEIQIKTGEIVYLTSHINGRVLYLEAMYPSIRIGNYSITGKTLPMYCTGCGKAMMAYLPQEEIDFVIDRWGLQGFTPNTITDRDVLNAELNSTRQRGYAIDIEEESPGVKCVAMPVRDSSGYPTGALSISGTLMSMKDELLEDYAKILSRICNSLTPYADQFPAAQMRAISLGR; via the coding sequence ATGAAAAAGAGTGAACAATCTGCAGCCGCGAACCTTGTTGGTTCCGTCGTAAAAGCGACTCGAATTCTGGACTGCTTTACCCCAGCTCAGCCACGGCTGTCACTCGCGCAGATCAGCCAGCAACTAGGACAACCCAAAAGCACAACCTTAAATCTGTTGCGTACTTTGGAGCGGGGGGGGCTCTTATTGCGCGCCCAAGGGGAACAGACCTATCAGCTGGGCTATAAGCTCATGGAGCTTAGCTACTGCCTGCGCGCATCCCTGCCAATTATCCAATACGCAATGCCTTTCCTTGAGGAAATCCAGATTAAAACCGGTGAAATCGTATATCTTACCTCCCACATCAACGGGCGGGTTCTCTATCTGGAAGCGATGTATCCCTCTATCCGGATTGGAAACTACTCGATTACCGGAAAAACACTCCCGATGTACTGCACTGGATGTGGGAAAGCTATGATGGCCTATCTTCCACAGGAAGAAATCGACTTCGTGATTGATCGCTGGGGTCTGCAAGGCTTTACACCAAATACCATCACTGACCGAGATGTACTCAATGCCGAGCTGAATTCAACCCGTCAGCGTGGTTATGCAATTGACATTGAAGAGGAGTCTCCGGGAGTAAAATGTGTAGCCATGCCGGTGCGCGATTCCAGCGGCTATCCTACCGGTGCACTGAGTATTTCCGGCACATTGATGAGTATGAAGGATGAGCTGCTTGAAGATTATGCAAAAATACTCTCCCGTATCTGCAACTCCCTTACTCCCTATGCTGATCAGTTTCCTGCGGCACAGATGCGTGCGATCAGCCTTGGCAGATGA
- a CDS encoding dihydrodipicolinate synthase family protein, whose protein sequence is MKKLYGVITAMTTPFDEANNLDIEALRQQTRFLIEKGVNCLYPCGTTGEMYLMTLEEREQVAKTVVEEADHRVTVYIHAGAMTQEDTIRLARHAHEIGADGVGVVTPSYFSLDERAMVEYYRSVCAALPSDFPVYVYVIPQLAHNDISPAAMEKICAQCPNVIGVKYSYPDMNRMLQYTRVKNGDFSVVFGPDHMFLSALVAGCDGTVSGCSGPVPEPFVEVYRQFRVGNMEAAQKAQKKATDLCWLMKCGGDMSIFKNILTLRGVKGGHMRKPLLDLTDADRDTLMEKVKPYLTEQ, encoded by the coding sequence ATGAAGAAACTTTATGGCGTCATAACAGCAATGACAACCCCTTTCGATGAGGCAAACAACCTTGATATCGAAGCGCTTCGTCAACAGACACGCTTTCTAATTGAAAAGGGTGTCAATTGTCTGTATCCTTGCGGGACAACTGGCGAGATGTACCTGATGACACTTGAAGAACGGGAACAGGTTGCTAAGACCGTTGTGGAAGAAGCAGATCATCGAGTAACGGTTTACATCCATGCTGGTGCAATGACCCAGGAGGATACGATCAGGTTGGCCCGGCACGCTCACGAAATCGGAGCGGATGGGGTTGGCGTTGTCACGCCGAGCTATTTTTCGCTGGACGAACGGGCGATGGTGGAATATTATCGCAGCGTCTGCGCAGCGCTCCCGTCGGACTTTCCAGTATATGTTTATGTGATTCCCCAGCTAGCGCATAATGACATCTCGCCTGCGGCAATGGAGAAAATCTGCGCGCAGTGCCCGAATGTGATCGGCGTGAAATACAGCTATCCAGATATGAATCGGATGCTTCAGTATACCCGGGTGAAAAACGGTGATTTTTCCGTGGTATTTGGGCCGGACCATATGTTTCTTTCTGCTTTGGTTGCAGGATGCGATGGAACCGTCTCTGGATGCTCGGGGCCAGTACCGGAACCATTTGTCGAAGTATACCGGCAATTTCGTGTGGGAAACATGGAAGCGGCACAAAAAGCGCAGAAAAAGGCAACTGATCTATGCTGGCTGATGAAATGCGGCGGAGACATGTCGATCTTTAAGAATATCCTTACCCTGCGCGGCGTGAAGGGCGGACACATGCGCAAACCGCTGCTTGATCTTACCGATGCCGATCGGGATACGCTTATGGAAAAAGTGAAACCATACCTGACGGAACAGTAA
- a CDS encoding dihydroxyacetone kinase subunit DhaK, whose protein sequence is MKKIINRPEDYTDDMLRGIYAAHSGIVKYVNDDLRCYCAAYKKPGKVAIITGGGTGHLPLFLGYVGEGLLDGCGVGGVFQSPSAEQIYNISRAVEAGAGILYLYGNYTGDIMNFDMAAEMCEMDGIVTKSIVGADDVNSAPAENAGARRGVAGIFFLYKCAGAKAARMGTLEEVLAVAKKAKERTRTVGFALTPCVIPELGKSNFELGENEMAMGMGIHGEPGVWNGPVRTADELAKESLDTILGDMPVASGEEVALLVNGLGATSLEELYILSGAASSQLTGKGVHVYRTFVGEYATSMEMAGASISLMRLDGELKELLDAPAHTPFYTQV, encoded by the coding sequence ATGAAAAAGATTATCAATCGTCCGGAAGATTACACCGATGATATGCTGCGCGGTATCTATGCCGCGCATAGCGGAATTGTCAAATACGTGAACGACGATCTGCGCTGTTACTGCGCCGCCTATAAGAAGCCTGGTAAGGTTGCGATTATCACTGGAGGCGGTACCGGACATCTGCCGCTGTTCCTCGGATATGTAGGCGAAGGGCTGCTCGACGGATGCGGGGTAGGCGGTGTGTTCCAGTCTCCATCTGCGGAGCAGATTTACAATATCAGCAGAGCGGTGGAAGCCGGCGCCGGCATCCTTTATCTCTACGGAAACTATACCGGCGACATCATGAATTTTGATATGGCGGCAGAGATGTGCGAGATGGACGGCATCGTGACCAAGTCGATCGTAGGGGCGGATGATGTGAATTCGGCTCCGGCGGAAAATGCCGGTGCGCGGCGCGGTGTGGCGGGAATATTTTTCCTTTATAAATGCGCGGGCGCGAAAGCGGCGCGGATGGGTACGCTTGAGGAAGTGCTCGCGGTCGCGAAGAAGGCAAAGGAGAGAACCAGGACGGTCGGCTTCGCGCTGACGCCCTGCGTCATCCCGGAGCTTGGAAAATCGAACTTCGAACTCGGGGAAAACGAGATGGCCATGGGGATGGGCATCCATGGGGAACCTGGAGTTTGGAACGGGCCGGTACGCACAGCGGATGAACTGGCCAAGGAATCTCTCGATACGATTTTGGGAGATATGCCGGTCGCTTCTGGGGAAGAAGTGGCTCTGCTGGTGAACGGCCTTGGCGCGACCTCGCTGGAGGAGCTTTATATTCTGAGCGGAGCGGCCTCCAGTCAGCTTACGGGGAAAGGCGTGCATGTCTACAGGACCTTCGTCGGGGAATATGCCACTTCTATGGAGATGGCGGGCGCATCGATCAGCCTGATGCGCTTGGACGGCGAACTCAAGGAGCTTCTGGACGCGCCGGCGCATACGCCTTTTTATACGCAGGTGTAA
- a CDS encoding dihydroxyacetone kinase family protein, producing the protein MEKIELSGLSGLFTCVAKVMTAHADELCEMDAKMGDGDLGLTMKKGFAALPQLIEEIDEPDIGIRLMKAGMKMASVVPSTMGTLMASGVLTGGKALKGKTTLDAAGFAAYLDGFSAGIMKRGKCEPGDRTVLDAIAPAAQAALGCLSENPGATLASVCEAAVIGAQKGVESTREMLPKYGKAATFARRARGVIDQGAYAGLLMLQGYQRYICCGENESGESK; encoded by the coding sequence ATGGAAAAAATCGAACTATCTGGGCTGTCCGGTCTATTTACCTGTGTCGCAAAGGTCATGACGGCGCATGCGGACGAGCTATGTGAGATGGATGCCAAAATGGGGGACGGCGACCTTGGGCTCACGATGAAAAAAGGGTTTGCGGCATTGCCGCAGCTGATTGAAGAGATTGATGAGCCGGATATCGGTATTCGGCTGATGAAAGCTGGCATGAAGATGGCGTCTGTGGTCCCTTCCACAATGGGGACATTAATGGCGTCTGGCGTGTTGACTGGCGGAAAGGCGTTAAAGGGTAAGACCACGCTTGACGCGGCGGGATTTGCCGCTTACCTTGACGGATTCTCCGCGGGAATTATGAAGCGTGGGAAATGTGAACCAGGGGACAGGACCGTTTTAGACGCGATAGCTCCCGCGGCACAGGCCGCGCTTGGGTGCCTTTCGGAAAATCCGGGCGCCACGCTCGCATCGGTCTGCGAAGCAGCGGTGATCGGAGCACAGAAGGGCGTCGAGTCAACACGGGAAATGCTTCCGAAATATGGGAAGGCGGCGACCTTTGCGCGGCGCGCGCGCGGTGTGATCGACCAGGGGGCATATGCCGGACTGCTGATGCTGCAAGGTTATCAACGTTATATCTGCTGCGGAGAAAACGAATCGGGGGAGTCGAAATAA
- a CDS encoding TRAP transporter substrate-binding protein — protein sequence MKKKIAFLLAFAMLLTLCACSGGSAAPSSSASGGAAPSAGGEPAAASPEFTLKIGHDQGESHPYENFAQAFKQAVETNSNGRIQVDIFNSAVLGTETEMTESLRLGTLDFLISTTSNSSSIIPELGILGMPFLYQSTEHAVAVCNDEKILDYWQDLVKNSNTNITLLNIAASGWRNIYSTFAINSLDDIKGINLRCQAAEIETNMWKTLGANPVTMSFGEIYTSFETNLIVAAENCATSYYTNAHYEVAPYFVKTQHTIMIHPIMASSQTMDKLDEELQQVVYDAAQTAADALFDAQMEKDEFYLQEAVSKQGVTYIEDFDMSPAYEACAPLHIDYAERLNQKEALDAILALA from the coding sequence ATGAAAAAGAAAATTGCGTTTCTCCTGGCATTTGCAATGCTCCTGACCCTGTGCGCTTGCTCGGGTGGCAGCGCCGCCCCGTCATCGTCCGCATCAGGCGGTGCCGCTCCATCCGCCGGCGGCGAACCTGCCGCAGCCAGCCCGGAATTCACGCTGAAAATCGGCCACGACCAGGGCGAGTCCCATCCGTATGAAAACTTTGCCCAGGCGTTCAAACAAGCTGTGGAAACGAACTCGAACGGCCGCATCCAGGTGGACATCTTCAATAGCGCCGTATTGGGCACCGAAACCGAAATGACCGAAAGTCTGCGGCTTGGCACACTTGACTTTTTGATCAGCACTACCTCCAACTCCTCAAGTATTATCCCGGAGTTGGGCATTCTGGGCATGCCGTTTTTGTACCAGTCGACCGAACACGCGGTCGCGGTTTGCAACGATGAAAAAATTCTGGACTACTGGCAGGATCTTGTGAAGAACTCGAACACAAACATCACCCTTCTGAATATCGCGGCCTCCGGCTGGCGCAACATTTATTCGACCTTCGCAATCAACTCCTTGGACGACATCAAGGGGATCAACCTGCGCTGCCAGGCCGCCGAGATCGAGACCAACATGTGGAAAACGCTCGGCGCGAACCCGGTCACCATGTCCTTTGGCGAAATCTACACCTCGTTTGAAACCAACCTGATTGTCGCGGCCGAAAACTGTGCGACCTCCTATTATACCAACGCACATTATGAAGTCGCACCCTATTTTGTCAAAACGCAGCACACCATCATGATCCATCCCATTATGGCGTCTAGCCAGACGATGGATAAACTTGATGAGGAACTTCAGCAGGTCGTTTACGATGCCGCGCAGACGGCGGCTGACGCGCTGTTCGATGCGCAGATGGAAAAGGATGAGTTTTATTTGCAGGAAGCGGTCTCCAAGCAGGGCGTGACCTATATTGAGGACTTCGACATGAGCCCGGCTTACGAGGCGTGCGCTCCGCTGCATATCGATTATGCTGAGCGTCTCAACCAGAAAGAAGCATTGGACGCGATTCTTGCACTCGCCTGA
- a CDS encoding MaoC/PaaZ C-terminal domain-containing protein, with the protein MGPKYFDEFEQGEIFYTATRTITETDVVMFAGLTGDYTEIHTSKKVAQDTQFGQRIAHGMLVLSYAHGLFMALKLTTPTGIAFASIDQWKFKRPVFFGDTIQVKITVAEMIPSRSKPDRGIIKFLFQVLNQDGEIVQEGYKSIMMKRLPAETKEES; encoded by the coding sequence ATGGGACCGAAATATTTTGATGAATTTGAACAGGGTGAAATCTTTTATACAGCAACCCGGACCATTACCGAAACAGATGTGGTGATGTTCGCGGGACTTACCGGAGACTATACCGAAATCCACACCAGCAAAAAAGTTGCACAGGATACCCAGTTCGGCCAGCGGATTGCGCATGGCATGCTGGTGCTCTCCTACGCGCACGGACTGTTCATGGCGCTCAAGCTGACCACGCCTACCGGGATCGCGTTCGCATCGATCGACCAGTGGAAATTTAAACGCCCGGTCTTTTTCGGCGACACGATTCAGGTGAAGATCACCGTGGCGGAAATGATTCCGAGCCGGTCAAAGCCAGACCGTGGGATCATCAAATTCCTTTTCCAGGTGCTCAATCAGGACGGGGAGATTGTACAGGAAGGTTACAAATCAATCATGATGAAACGGCTTCCCGCCGAAACCAAGGAGGAAAGTTAG
- a CDS encoding CaiB/BaiF CoA transferase family protein has product MLEGIRVLSFTHFLQGPVAAQMLADMGAEVIKIEAPKGAYERSFSPMNSFYNGVSVMHLSVNRNQRSIALDLRSPEGRAVIEKLLPDTDVIIQNFRPGVMEKYGFGYEQLKERYPGLVYCNISGYGPDGPYKNLPGQDLLAQAKSGLCYSSGVAGQPPVALGTAVIDTHGAVLAAFGIVAALVDKIRTGKGHQVDSCLLNAAMHLQIEPFGAFLYHHHVYDKLPSGCVTRVYDAPYGIYKTLDDYILLSKTPVPKLKEVFGEEAFGEFKDEDVFERRPEVDAAVAREIAKKTTAEWLEIFAAHDCWFSKINTYDDVVNDPQVIHNGMIAQFEHPRGGTVRTLGNPLKIDNAPIPVRKAAPELGEDTMEVLRELGYAEDAIQDLLDHKLAVQYHG; this is encoded by the coding sequence ATGTTAGAAGGGATCAGAGTACTTAGCTTTACCCACTTTCTGCAAGGGCCTGTGGCGGCGCAGATGCTCGCCGACATGGGCGCGGAAGTCATCAAGATTGAAGCGCCGAAGGGCGCTTACGAACGCAGCTTTTCTCCGATGAACAGCTTTTATAATGGCGTGAGCGTCATGCATCTGTCAGTCAACCGCAACCAACGAAGTATCGCGCTTGACCTGCGTTCGCCCGAAGGCCGCGCGGTCATCGAAAAGCTGCTGCCGGATACCGACGTCATCATACAGAATTTCCGTCCTGGCGTGATGGAGAAATACGGCTTCGGGTACGAACAGCTGAAGGAGCGGTATCCGGGGCTCGTTTACTGCAATATCAGCGGATACGGACCAGATGGACCTTATAAAAACCTGCCGGGGCAGGATCTGCTTGCGCAGGCGAAAAGCGGGCTCTGTTATTCCAGCGGCGTTGCCGGACAGCCTCCGGTTGCCTTGGGAACCGCCGTCATCGACACGCACGGCGCGGTGCTCGCGGCCTTTGGGATCGTGGCGGCGCTGGTGGACAAGATCCGTACCGGCAAAGGGCACCAGGTGGACTCCTGCCTGCTAAACGCGGCGATGCATCTTCAGATCGAACCGTTCGGCGCCTTTCTTTATCATCACCATGTATATGACAAACTTCCGTCCGGCTGCGTCACACGGGTATACGACGCGCCGTACGGTATTTATAAAACCCTCGACGACTACATCCTGCTATCCAAAACCCCAGTTCCCAAGCTGAAGGAAGTCTTCGGCGAAGAAGCGTTCGGGGAATTCAAAGACGAGGACGTCTTTGAGCGGCGTCCCGAAGTGGACGCGGCGGTCGCGCGGGAGATCGCAAAAAAGACCACGGCCGAATGGCTGGAGATCTTCGCGGCGCACGACTGCTGGTTTTCGAAGATCAATACCTACGACGACGTGGTGAACGATCCACAGGTCATCCACAACGGCATGATTGCGCAGTTTGAGCATCCGCGCGGAGGCACCGTCCGAACGCTCGGCAATCCGCTCAAAATTGATAATGCGCCAATCCCGGTTCGAAAGGCCGCTCCGGAGCTCGGGGAGGACACCATGGAAGTGCTGCGCGAGCTGGGATACGCCGAAGATGCGATTCAGGATCTGCTCGACCACAAGCTGGCCGTCCAGTATCATGGCTGA
- a CDS encoding enoyl-CoA hydratase/isomerase family protein, with protein sequence MQQSDKIRIDYFEDGRIARITLDNPPVNLTTVKILDELLEAVITVSEDDRVRVLVLTAAGERIFCGGSDLKEFPLIRDRFVEVKLRKENAIFSRLESMGKPVIAAINAMALGGGCEMALACDFIVMDERAKIGQPEINIGTFPGSGATFRLTRRVGPARALELLCLGTAVPPQDALEMGLVNRIAPAGKSWETAYELALELAAKPKFALKCIKELCRSAYTQTPAEAIEQSLALSEIILKTPDSIEGTKAFLEKRPPVFQDAVRRG encoded by the coding sequence ATGCAACAGAGCGATAAAATCCGTATAGATTATTTTGAAGATGGACGTATCGCGCGAATCACACTGGACAACCCGCCGGTCAACTTGACGACGGTCAAAATCCTAGACGAGCTGTTGGAAGCGGTCATCACTGTCTCAGAGGACGACCGCGTTCGCGTGTTGGTGCTCACTGCGGCCGGCGAAAGGATCTTTTGCGGCGGGTCCGACCTCAAAGAGTTTCCATTGATCCGGGATCGCTTTGTGGAAGTTAAGCTGCGCAAGGAAAATGCCATCTTTTCCAGGCTCGAAAGTATGGGAAAGCCGGTCATTGCCGCTATCAACGCGATGGCACTCGGCGGCGGCTGTGAGATGGCGCTGGCCTGTGATTTCATTGTGATGGACGAGCGTGCGAAGATTGGTCAGCCAGAGATCAACATCGGCACCTTCCCGGGAAGCGGCGCCACCTTCCGGCTGACCCGCCGGGTCGGCCCCGCGCGGGCGCTCGAGCTGCTCTGCCTGGGAACTGCGGTCCCGCCGCAGGACGCGCTAGAGATGGGACTCGTCAATCGTATCGCACCTGCGGGAAAATCATGGGAAACTGCCTATGAGCTGGCGCTCGAGCTTGCCGCCAAGCCGAAATTCGCCCTCAAGTGCATCAAGGAGCTCTGCCGCAGCGCATACACCCAGACCCCGGCAGAGGCGATTGAACAATCGCTTGCACTCAGCGAGATTATCTTGAAGACCCCGGACAGTATCGAGGGTACCAAAGCGTTCCTCGAAAAACGCCCGCCTGTATTTCAGGATGCGGTGCGTCGCGGATAG
- a CDS encoding TRAP transporter small permease: MKQPEKAPAAALRVMGGIGDLLENVLLLIGAAFVIAFFLAVVLDVTARTLNNSLIWTQDAAIFSYFWCVFTASAICIRRNEHFSIELFARMPKIVKTVQKLFILAVLFVFAYYMIRYGWEYSILGLTRKSSSSGFRLFYAIICIPLSSAASAYFLLEQLVCLVFGVNLSQISKNAAKLMDGKQAQ; the protein is encoded by the coding sequence ATGAAACAACCGGAAAAGGCACCTGCGGCAGCGCTGCGGGTCATGGGTGGGATCGGCGACCTTCTGGAAAATGTCCTGCTGCTGATCGGAGCAGCTTTTGTCATCGCGTTTTTTCTGGCAGTGGTGCTCGATGTAACGGCGCGTACGCTCAATAATTCACTGATTTGGACGCAGGACGCCGCGATTTTCAGCTATTTCTGGTGCGTATTCACCGCTTCGGCAATCTGCATCCGTCGAAATGAGCATTTCAGCATAGAACTCTTTGCCCGTATGCCAAAAATCGTGAAAACCGTTCAAAAACTATTTATTCTGGCGGTTTTGTTTGTCTTTGCCTACTATATGATCCGTTACGGATGGGAATATTCGATCCTGGGGCTGACCAGAAAATCTTCTTCGTCCGGATTCCGGCTCTTCTACGCCATCATCTGTATCCCGCTGTCCAGTGCGGCGTCCGCCTATTTTCTGCTGGAGCAGCTGGTGTGCCTGGTCTTCGGGGTCAATCTTTCCCAGATCAGCAAAAACGCGGCGAAGTTGATGGACGGCAAGCAGGCGCAGTAG